A portion of the Candidatus Cloacimonadota bacterium genome contains these proteins:
- a CDS encoding TIGR00282 family metallophosphoesterase has translation MRVLFFGDVFGKPGRSILCAHLKSMISEYRVDFVIANGENLADGKGLTEKTLKPLFAAGVDAVTSGNHLWDREESLDYIVREPRILKPMNYPSAAPGNCNFLLQKDDLCLEIICLTGQIFMPPCNSPFEAFDSFWSGRNTGTPLFVDIHAESTSEKRAMGWYLDGKAAVVVGTHTHIQTADEEILHGGTAYITDVGMTGAHNSVIGVRKEIILEKLSTSVPHRFESADGGLMVNAVIIDLDDVGKRATHISRLRYPVEV, from the coding sequence ATGCGAGTACTCTTCTTTGGCGATGTCTTTGGCAAACCCGGCAGAAGTATTTTATGTGCTCATCTGAAGAGCATGATCAGTGAATACCGAGTCGATTTTGTGATCGCCAATGGGGAGAATCTTGCCGATGGCAAAGGCCTAACCGAAAAGACCTTAAAGCCGCTGTTCGCAGCGGGTGTGGATGCTGTTACCAGCGGCAATCACCTTTGGGATCGCGAAGAGTCCCTGGATTATATAGTTCGCGAACCCAGAATTCTAAAACCCATGAACTACCCCAGTGCGGCTCCGGGAAATTGCAATTTCCTTTTGCAGAAGGATGACTTGTGCTTGGAGATTATCTGCCTTACCGGACAGATATTTATGCCTCCCTGCAACTCTCCTTTTGAAGCTTTTGATAGCTTTTGGAGTGGGCGGAATACGGGGACGCCTTTGTTTGTAGATATCCATGCAGAATCCACTTCAGAGAAGCGCGCAATGGGATGGTATCTGGATGGAAAAGCTGCAGTGGTGGTGGGTACTCATACCCATATTCAGACTGCAGATGAGGAGATATTGCACGGCGGAACGGCTTATATTACAGATGTTGGCATGACGGGCGCTCACAACAGCGTGATCGGAGTCCGCAAAGAAATTATACTGGAAAAGCTGAGTACTTCAGTACCGCATCGCTTTGAATCTGCTGATGGAGGTCTAATGGTGAATGCGGTTATAATAGA
- the rny gene encoding ribonuclease Y translates to MPNAYIMLAIGLVLGFAIALVIYLAKRNSAFKLISQSNQIAENIRRTAQTEAENEKKAALLEAREDWFKQKRILDEEVKERQRELRLQEKKYNERLSSLDKRLDSLDKKENSLSEQERKLKSKEEEIQQRKTEYEAVLNEQKQKLAEVAGLSREEALERLRQELITTARQVAANDAKLSIEQIKLDASKKSAEILSTAIQRMAVDHVSETTVSVVSLPSDEMKGRIIGREGRNIRTFEKASGVDLIIDDTPEAVVLSCFDPVRREIARLSLEKLISDGRIHPGRIEEVISKTTKEMDETLVKIGEKAVLETNIHNISPNLIKVLGRLNYRTSYGQNVLQHSIEAAWICGILAAELGLDQEIARRAGLLHDIGKAVDHEFDGTHAIIGANLARKNGEGKLIVNAIEAHHEEVEAISVFAALVQASDAISGARPGARREMLETYMQRLAKLEEIANSVEGVNKSYAIQAGRELRIIVEPTMVEENQTPLLATEIAASIEKQVQYPGQIKVTVIRETRQIAMAK, encoded by the coding sequence ATGCCAAATGCATACATCATGTTGGCAATAGGCCTTGTTTTGGGCTTTGCCATTGCCTTGGTGATATACCTTGCAAAGCGAAACTCTGCTTTCAAACTGATATCACAGAGCAACCAGATAGCAGAAAACATCCGAAGAACCGCACAAACGGAAGCGGAGAACGAAAAGAAGGCTGCTCTGCTGGAAGCCCGAGAAGATTGGTTCAAGCAAAAACGCATTCTTGACGAAGAAGTGAAAGAACGCCAGCGCGAACTGCGCTTGCAGGAAAAGAAGTACAATGAGCGCCTCAGTAGTTTGGATAAACGGCTAGACTCTCTGGATAAAAAGGAAAACAGCCTCAGCGAACAAGAACGAAAGCTAAAGAGCAAAGAAGAAGAAATTCAACAGCGTAAAACAGAATATGAAGCAGTGTTGAACGAACAGAAGCAGAAGTTGGCCGAAGTGGCAGGTCTCTCCCGCGAAGAAGCCTTGGAACGCCTGCGTCAGGAATTGATTACCACTGCCAGACAGGTTGCTGCAAACGATGCCAAATTGAGCATTGAACAGATCAAGCTGGACGCTTCCAAAAAGTCTGCCGAGATCCTTTCTACTGCTATACAACGGATGGCAGTGGATCACGTTTCAGAGACCACTGTTTCGGTAGTTTCTTTGCCTTCGGACGAGATGAAAGGACGTATTATTGGGCGTGAAGGCCGCAATATCCGTACTTTCGAGAAGGCTTCCGGAGTAGATCTGATCATCGATGACACTCCTGAAGCGGTAGTACTGTCTTGCTTTGATCCCGTACGGCGAGAAATTGCTCGTTTATCCTTGGAAAAGCTCATATCAGACGGCCGCATTCATCCCGGTAGAATCGAAGAAGTGATCTCAAAGACAACCAAAGAAATGGACGAAACCCTAGTTAAGATAGGTGAAAAAGCGGTATTGGAAACCAATATTCACAACATCTCACCAAACCTGATTAAGGTGCTTGGTCGGCTCAATTACCGTACCTCATATGGTCAAAACGTACTGCAACATTCCATCGAAGCTGCATGGATTTGCGGGATACTGGCCGCAGAACTGGGATTGGATCAGGAGATAGCCCGCAGAGCCGGATTGTTGCATGACATTGGGAAAGCGGTTGACCACGAATTTGACGGCACTCATGCTATTATTGGAGCAAATCTGGCCCGTAAGAACGGGGAAGGAAAGCTAATTGTAAACGCCATAGAAGCGCATCACGAAGAGGTGGAAGCCATATCGGTGTTTGCTGCCTTGGTCCAAGCTTCCGATGCCATATCCGGAGCTCGTCCCGGAGCGCGTAGAGAAATGCTGGAAACCTATATGCAACGTCTGGCCAAGCTGGAAGAGATAGCAAACTCGGTGGAGGGTGTAAACAAATCTTACGCCATTCAAGCCGGTCGAGAACTGCGCATTATCGTGGAGCCTACGATGGTAGAAGAGAATCAGACTCCGCTGTTAGCTACAGAAATCGCAGCATCCATCGAGAAACAAGTGCAGTATCCAGGGCAGATAAAAGTGACAGTGATCCGCGAGACGCGGCAGATAGCCATGGCAAAATAG
- a CDS encoding cell division protein ZapA, with amino-acid sequence MQSVEVEIFGRRFRLRSDNPTRTERIAAELSQQITELYETYEHLDFARLLLLACFQREENLQKALEENDTLKSELNRVNQMIEKMMTL; translated from the coding sequence ATGCAATCAGTAGAGGTGGAGATCTTTGGGCGTCGTTTTCGCCTGAGAAGTGACAATCCCACCCGCACAGAGAGGATTGCGGCAGAATTGTCGCAACAAATAACAGAACTATATGAAACATACGAACATCTGGATTTTGCCCGGTTACTGCTCCTTGCGTGTTTTCAACGGGAAGAAAACCTACAGAAGGCCCTGGAAGAGAACGATACCCTGAAGAGTGAACTGAACCGAGTGAACCAAATGATCGAGAAAATGATGACATTATAA
- the pheT gene encoding phenylalanine--tRNA ligase subunit beta: MRIALSWLKRYLPLQDYAAELADLLTFAGIEVEAIEELKALGNTVIAAKVISAEPVPKTDHLKFCVVDIGDTTYAEKDDNNCIQVICGAPNCESGMMAVLALPGTELKDFSISKAKIRGIHSHGMLCSERELGLSDSHAGIIRLPDDIAIGELADVIFELPDTIYELEITPNRSDLLGYKGIARDLSARLGVAVKEPEIKLPQLKQSALKLGLHNEEPQLCPRYTARVIEGVNVKESPLWMKIALIKSGLRPINNLVDITNYVMMETGHPLHAFDYDVLASRKEDQGYPDIVVRRASEAEGFVALDSKSYRLNTEDLVIADGKRPSALAGVMGSKLSGINANTSNIVLESAAFHPGNIRKTSYNHKISSDSSYRFERHLSARYAKEISDRATQLLVELGCASAMGELIDSYPLVEEEIILGVRPSRFEHLVGFSIDPSQIKEIMQKLGFVYLKDAAYIKGPVADLQNLADPKSEKDNAQYYRVPGYRKDVSREADILEELARLIGYDKVPVKTPPKQVMDRHAYRIQKKAAEWMVAWGAYETLNYSFTDPLQMQNLGMTDSELPYIGLINPQSSNQSVMRVSLVPQLLTNLAYNLNHAERNVRLFELGKVYLKTADGHVEPRHLGAICTGNVQDEHYSAKSSQLGYAWAKGCFEGLLNSIGLDWKSKSIKLPYLVEDESFAYYFSDRLLGYFGRITAPVLEAWGIDATVLKQEVWIMNWEMEELISASRTQSISYRDIPRHPAVIRDLSFLLADAFSYCEIREHIMALDKGLVLDVQVFDEYRSKQIPEGFRSLSLHIVLQDQEKTLTDERVDHVMTLIQNTLTDKYDLRMR, translated from the coding sequence ATGAGAATCGCATTATCGTGGTTAAAGCGTTATCTGCCCCTGCAAGATTACGCTGCTGAACTGGCTGACCTCTTGACTTTCGCAGGTATCGAAGTGGAGGCCATCGAAGAGTTGAAAGCTTTGGGCAACACTGTAATCGCTGCCAAAGTCATCTCGGCTGAACCGGTACCGAAGACCGATCATCTGAAGTTTTGTGTAGTGGACATCGGTGATACAACGTATGCCGAAAAGGACGATAATAACTGCATTCAAGTAATATGCGGTGCGCCAAATTGTGAATCCGGAATGATGGCGGTTTTGGCATTGCCCGGCACGGAACTAAAAGACTTTAGTATATCAAAAGCCAAGATCCGGGGGATACACTCCCATGGAATGCTATGCTCGGAACGTGAACTGGGTTTATCGGATAGTCATGCCGGAATAATCCGTTTACCGGACGACATCGCTATCGGAGAACTGGCGGATGTTATCTTCGAATTACCGGATACGATTTATGAACTGGAGATTACTCCCAATCGCAGTGATCTTCTGGGTTACAAAGGTATAGCCCGCGATCTCTCGGCCCGGCTTGGCGTGGCAGTGAAGGAGCCTGAGATCAAGCTTCCGCAATTGAAGCAGTCGGCACTAAAGCTTGGGTTGCACAATGAAGAACCCCAGCTTTGTCCACGTTATACTGCCAGAGTGATTGAAGGTGTGAACGTAAAGGAATCGCCGCTATGGATGAAGATCGCATTGATAAAGAGCGGTTTACGGCCAATCAATAATCTGGTGGATATTACGAACTATGTGATGATGGAGACCGGTCATCCCCTGCATGCTTTCGATTACGATGTTTTGGCATCTCGCAAAGAAGACCAGGGTTATCCGGATATTGTTGTGCGCAGAGCCAGCGAAGCTGAAGGCTTTGTAGCTTTGGATTCCAAAAGCTACAGACTGAATACCGAAGACTTGGTGATTGCAGATGGTAAGAGACCTTCTGCTTTGGCAGGTGTGATGGGTTCAAAGCTATCCGGGATCAACGCAAACACCTCAAACATCGTGTTGGAGAGTGCCGCTTTCCATCCCGGGAACATCCGCAAAACTTCATATAATCACAAAATCAGCTCCGATTCTTCCTACCGTTTTGAACGCCACCTATCTGCTCGCTATGCCAAAGAGATCAGCGATAGAGCTACTCAGCTTCTGGTGGAACTTGGCTGTGCCAGCGCTATGGGTGAATTGATTGATAGCTATCCTCTCGTGGAAGAAGAGATCATCCTGGGAGTTCGTCCTTCCCGCTTTGAGCATCTGGTAGGCTTTAGCATAGATCCCTCTCAGATAAAAGAGATAATGCAGAAACTGGGTTTTGTGTATCTGAAAGACGCAGCTTACATAAAGGGACCGGTGGCAGATCTGCAGAATCTGGCGGATCCGAAAAGCGAAAAAGACAATGCTCAATACTATCGTGTACCCGGTTACCGAAAGGATGTAAGCCGGGAAGCAGATATCCTGGAAGAGCTTGCAAGGCTTATCGGTTACGATAAAGTTCCTGTTAAAACTCCGCCCAAGCAAGTGATGGACCGTCATGCATACCGGATTCAGAAAAAAGCCGCAGAATGGATGGTGGCTTGGGGAGCTTATGAGACATTAAACTACAGTTTCACTGATCCTCTACAGATGCAAAACTTGGGGATGACCGATAGTGAACTGCCCTATATAGGCCTGATCAATCCGCAAAGTAGCAATCAATCCGTGATGCGGGTATCACTGGTACCACAACTCTTGACTAATCTTGCTTATAACTTGAACCATGCTGAACGTAATGTGAGACTCTTTGAACTGGGTAAAGTGTATCTCAAGACAGCGGACGGGCATGTGGAACCCAGACATCTGGGAGCAATCTGCACAGGTAATGTACAAGATGAACATTATAGCGCAAAAAGCAGTCAATTGGGTTACGCTTGGGCGAAAGGCTGCTTTGAAGGCCTCTTGAATAGCATCGGTCTCGATTGGAAAAGTAAAAGTATCAAGCTGCCATATCTGGTTGAGGATGAGTCGTTTGCCTATTACTTCTCCGATCGTTTACTGGGTTACTTCGGCAGAATCACAGCCCCGGTCTTGGAAGCTTGGGGGATAGATGCAACCGTATTGAAACAAGAAGTATGGATAATGAACTGGGAGATGGAGGAATTGATATCTGCCTCCAGAACGCAAAGCATTAGCTATCGTGATATTCCCCGTCATCCGGCTGTCATAAGAGATCTCTCTTTCTTGCTGGCCGATGCATTTAGTTATTGCGAGATCAGGGAACATATCATGGCTTTGGATAAAGGGCTTGTATTGGATGTGCAAGTCTTCGATGAGTACCGTTCAAAGCAAATCCCGGAAGGTTTTAGAAGCCTAAGCTTGCATATAGTACTACAAGACCAAGAAAAAACATTGACAGATGAACGCGTTGATCATGTCATGACATTAATTCAAAATACACTGACAGATAAATATGATTTAAGAATGAGGTAA
- the pheS gene encoding phenylalanine--tRNA ligase subunit alpha yields the protein MQEKLELIIKQAEQEIAQCSNTNDILNSKAKYLGKKSELNGLYAKMKELSPEQRPAFGNQLNSVRTKIESLLNAQSTAIKEAAWKQDRKTFDPSMPGLNLGRGGYHPLTIVRREIDEVFLSMGFEIAEANDIEDEFHNFDALNTPQDHPSRNLADTFYVEGRKLLRTQTSTVQIRVMESYKPPIRIISPGRCYRNDKPDPSHSPVFHQVEALVVDKGVSMSDLQDTLQNFASIMFGSSVKSRIRPHFFPFTEPSAEMDISCVVCAGKGCRVCKQSGWLEMGGAGMVDPAVFDILGIDSELYTGFAFGLGIERIAMLKYNIPDMRILFENDLRMLRQFKGEL from the coding sequence GTGCAAGAAAAGCTGGAACTCATCATCAAACAGGCGGAGCAGGAGATTGCCCAATGCTCCAATACCAATGATATATTGAATAGTAAAGCAAAATACCTGGGCAAAAAAAGTGAATTGAACGGTCTTTATGCCAAAATGAAGGAGTTGAGTCCGGAGCAGCGTCCTGCTTTCGGTAATCAGCTAAACTCCGTTCGAACCAAGATAGAAAGCTTGTTGAACGCTCAAAGCACAGCCATTAAAGAAGCTGCTTGGAAACAGGACCGCAAGACCTTTGATCCCAGTATGCCCGGATTGAATCTGGGACGTGGGGGTTATCATCCCCTCACAATAGTACGCAGAGAGATCGACGAGGTATTTCTCAGCATGGGCTTCGAGATCGCTGAAGCAAATGACATCGAAGATGAATTCCACAATTTCGATGCGCTGAATACTCCGCAGGATCATCCTTCCCGCAATCTGGCTGATACCTTTTATGTAGAGGGTAGAAAGCTCTTGAGAACTCAAACCTCTACAGTGCAGATCAGAGTAATGGAAAGCTATAAACCACCTATCCGTATCATTTCTCCGGGGCGATGTTATAGAAACGATAAACCCGATCCCTCACATTCCCCCGTCTTCCATCAAGTGGAAGCATTGGTAGTAGATAAAGGTGTAAGCATGAGTGATTTGCAGGATACCTTGCAGAACTTTGCGAGCATCATGTTCGGTTCTAGCGTGAAAAGCAGGATCAGACCACATTTCTTCCCCTTCACAGAACCAAGTGCGGAGATGGATATCTCCTGTGTTGTCTGTGCCGGTAAGGGCTGCCGCGTGTGTAAACAGAGCGGATGGTTGGAGATGGGCGGCGCTGGCATGGTGGATCCGGCTGTCTTCGATATCCTGGGCATAGACAGTGAGCTTTACACCGGATTTGCCTTTGGTTTGGGTATCGAGCGCATCGCCATGCTGAAATACAATATTCCGGATATGCGAATACTATTTGAGAATGATCTGCGGATGTTGCGTCAGTTCAAAGGAGAGCTGTAA
- the rplT gene encoding 50S ribosomal protein L20 → MPRVTNNVAAHRRRKKYMLAARGYFGRRSKTYRVARQTVERAMAFSFAHRKLKKRQYRSLWITRINAACRLNDMSYSRFINGLHKSNIEINRKTLAHLAWHDAGAFAHLVEIAKNA, encoded by the coding sequence ATGCCTAGAGTTACAAATAATGTAGCAGCCCATCGCAGAAGAAAAAAATATATGCTTGCCGCCAGAGGTTATTTTGGCCGCAGGAGTAAGACTTACCGCGTTGCACGCCAGACCGTAGAGCGTGCCATGGCTTTCTCTTTCGCTCATAGAAAGTTGAAAAAACGCCAATACCGCAGCCTATGGATTACCCGCATCAATGCCGCATGCAGATTGAACGACATGAGCTACAGCCGATTTATAAACGGATTGCACAAATCCAATATAGAGATAAACCGCAAAACCTTGGCACACCTTGCCTGGCACGATGCCGGCGCTTTTGCCCATCTCGTTGAGATTGCCAAAAACGCTTAA
- the rpmI gene encoding 50S ribosomal protein L35, which translates to MPKIKTNRSAAKRFKLTGTGKIVRHHAKAAHIKTKKTRKLKRNLSTSAIVVKCDEKRIYRMLGM; encoded by the coding sequence ATGCCAAAGATCAAAACCAATCGATCTGCCGCTAAGCGCTTCAAGCTAACCGGCACCGGAAAAATCGTGCGTCACCACGCCAAGGCAGCACACATCAAAACCAAGAAAACGCGTAAGTTGAAACGTAACCTTAGCACCAGCGCCATCGTGGTAAAATGCGACGAGAAAAGAATCTACAGAATGCTGGGAATGTAA
- the infC gene encoding translation initiation factor IF-3: MVPKERINQQITAEKVRLIGSDGKQIGVVSIREALRRAEEVELDLVEISPNVDPPVCRILDFSKYYFQKERKAREAKKKQHEVEMKEIKFGPNTEEHDYNFKKNNAIKFLRQHNKVKFTVRFRGRQMAHKDLGYRVLEKLKEDLAHIVDVDQEAVADRNLLSIVVSPKKDIDRILAEADKTQEVPAATPAPQTKASQDDE; the protein is encoded by the coding sequence GTGGTACCGAAAGAGAGAATTAATCAGCAGATTACAGCAGAAAAAGTTCGCCTGATTGGCTCTGATGGTAAGCAAATCGGTGTAGTGTCCATTCGGGAAGCTTTACGCAGAGCGGAAGAAGTTGAGCTGGACTTGGTGGAGATTTCCCCCAATGTCGATCCTCCCGTATGTCGTATCCTTGATTTTAGTAAATATTATTTCCAGAAAGAAAGGAAAGCCAGGGAAGCTAAGAAAAAACAGCATGAAGTAGAGATGAAAGAGATCAAATTCGGTCCCAACACCGAAGAACATGATTATAACTTCAAGAAAAACAACGCGATCAAGTTTTTAAGACAACACAATAAGGTGAAATTCACGGTTCGGTTCCGCGGGCGTCAGATGGCGCACAAGGATCTGGGCTATCGGGTGTTGGAAAAGCTTAAGGAAGATCTTGCCCACATTGTTGACGTGGATCAGGAAGCGGTAGCCGACCGCAATCTTCTTTCGATCGTGGTTTCCCCCAAAAAGGATATTGACCGCATCCTCGCTGAAGCTGATAAAACCCAAGAGGTTCCGGCAGCAACTCCGGCTCCTCAAACAAAGGCTTCCCAGGACGACGAGTAA
- the hydE gene encoding [FeFe] hydrogenase H-cluster radical SAM maturase HydE, producing MCPDKNELIRMLSLTNEDELQALYKQAYAVKKQYVGTKVYFRGIIELSNICTKNCYYCGIRSSNPDFERYTISMDEALAEAKWCFEQHYGSLVIQAGERSDKAWTDFIEELILGIKQLSGGKLGITLSLGEQSEDVYKRWFDAGAHRYLLRIETSDRDLYRKLHPADHSFDYRKQCLGLLRKTGYQVGTGIMVGLPGQTVESIANDILFFYDIDIDMLGMGPYIPHHGTPLKHLIEGFDADNALKMGLKLIACCRIALKDINIAATTALQALHPEGRELGLLAGANVLMPNITDTKYREGYQLYEGKPCLDENADQCIGCLSRRIESIGESIGFDEWGDSCHFASRTK from the coding sequence ATGTGTCCAGATAAAAATGAACTGATTAGAATGCTCAGCCTCACAAATGAGGATGAGCTGCAAGCCCTGTACAAACAGGCTTATGCTGTAAAAAAACAGTATGTGGGAACCAAGGTCTATTTCCGCGGAATCATAGAGTTAAGTAACATCTGCACAAAGAATTGCTACTATTGCGGCATTCGCAGCAGCAATCCAGATTTTGAACGCTATACAATCAGCATGGATGAAGCTCTCGCTGAGGCAAAATGGTGTTTTGAACAGCATTACGGCAGCTTGGTAATTCAAGCCGGGGAACGCTCGGACAAAGCCTGGACAGACTTCATCGAAGAGCTGATACTTGGAATAAAACAGCTTTCCGGGGGAAAACTGGGAATCACCCTTTCCCTGGGCGAACAGAGCGAAGACGTATATAAGCGCTGGTTTGATGCAGGAGCACATCGATATCTGCTGAGGATTGAAACTTCTGATCGGGATTTGTATAGAAAACTGCATCCCGCCGATCACAGCTTTGATTATCGAAAGCAATGCCTTGGTCTATTGCGGAAAACCGGATACCAAGTGGGAACGGGCATCATGGTGGGTCTTCCCGGACAAACAGTGGAATCCATCGCAAATGACATCCTGTTCTTTTATGATATTGATATAGATATGTTGGGCATGGGTCCTTATATCCCGCATCATGGAACTCCTTTGAAGCACCTGATAGAGGGTTTTGATGCCGATAATGCCCTAAAGATGGGCCTAAAACTGATTGCATGCTGCCGCATTGCATTGAAGGATATAAATATTGCCGCCACAACCGCTCTGCAGGCGCTACATCCCGAAGGAAGAGAACTGGGGCTATTGGCCGGAGCGAATGTGCTGATGCCAAACATCACGGACACCAAGTATCGGGAAGGATACCAGTTGTATGAAGGTAAACCCTGCCTGGATGAGAATGCCGATCAGTGTATAGGTTGCCTTAGCCGCCGAATCGAATCCATTGGAGAAAGCATCGGTTTCGATGAATGGGGAGACTCCTGTCATTTTGCATCACGGACTAAATAG